Proteins encoded together in one [Limnothrix rosea] IAM M-220 window:
- a CDS encoding TerC family protein: MFDQLLHSQFHFSLETSLLLVILVALEAVLSADNAIALAAIAQGLKTAEQQKRALNIGLIAAYILRITLIFTATWVINFWQVELLGAVYLLWLVFRYFTSSEDDQGHERNLEFSSLWQAIPMIAVTDLAFSLDSVTTAIAVAEDIWLIVIGGTIGVITLRFLAGLFIRWLDEFTHLEDAGFVTVGFVGVRLLLKAVYPSLIVPEWLLISLILGMFVWGFSKRNPDFVAPEEQKTEQSLEA; this comes from the coding sequence ATGTTCGATCAACTCCTCCATTCCCAGTTTCATTTCAGCTTAGAAACCTCTTTACTATTAGTGATTCTTGTTGCCCTAGAAGCTGTTTTGTCTGCGGATAATGCCATTGCTCTGGCGGCGATCGCCCAAGGACTAAAGACCGCTGAGCAACAAAAACGAGCCTTAAACATTGGTTTGATCGCGGCCTATATCCTCCGCATCACACTCATTTTTACAGCGACTTGGGTGATTAATTTTTGGCAAGTTGAACTGCTAGGTGCCGTTTATTTACTATGGCTAGTCTTTCGATATTTTACCTCCAGTGAAGACGACCAAGGACACGAACGAAACCTTGAATTCTCGTCCCTCTGGCAAGCAATACCAATGATTGCCGTAACCGACTTGGCCTTTTCCCTCGATAGTGTCACAACGGCGATCGCCGTTGCCGAAGACATCTGGCTCATCGTCATTGGCGGCACCATTGGCGTGATCACATTACGCTTTCTTGCCGGACTCTTTATTCGCTGGCTTGATGAATTTACCCACCTCGAAGACGCAGGCTTCGTCACAGTGGGCTTTGTTGGTGTTCGACTATTACTAAAGGCAGTTTATCCCAGTCTCATCGTCCCAGAATGGCTTCTGATTTCTCTCATTTTGGGCATGTTTGTGTGGGGATTTTCTAAGCGTAACCCCGACTTTGTCGCGCCAGAGGAACAGAAAACAGAACAAAGCTTAGAAGCGTAG
- a CDS encoding DUF760 domain-containing protein encodes MNNEAQRFYDFLDNTQAEVKDDLWQYVQSLNPEMVAQMSQPQSGEVQQVMERQIIGLLGALSGEGINVSVTMTRENLGRLLGSAIMSGYFLRNAEQRHEIEKMLASPEESL; translated from the coding sequence GTGAACAATGAAGCCCAACGTTTTTATGATTTTCTAGATAATACACAAGCGGAAGTAAAGGATGACTTGTGGCAGTATGTGCAGTCTTTAAACCCGGAAATGGTCGCTCAGATGTCCCAGCCTCAATCTGGTGAAGTGCAGCAAGTGATGGAGCGTCAAATTATTGGCTTGCTTGGTGCTTTGTCTGGGGAAGGTATTAATGTTTCGGTCACGATGACCCGCGAAAATTTAGGTCGTTTGCTTGGCTCTGCGATTATGAGTGGATATTTTCTGCGGAATGCTGAGCAAAGACATGAAATTGAAAAGATGCTGGCTTCGCCTGAAGAGAGTCTCTAG
- a CDS encoding RNA polymerase sigma factor, RpoD/SigA family → MKTAKHSSDPVRTYLKEIGRVPLLTHEEEVVYSRRVQQMVTLEKLKEELAEHKESEPTLKEWANEAKITQKELKKRLRLGAQAKQKMVEANLRLVVSVAKKYIKRNMDLLDLIQEGTIGMQRGVEKFDPTKGYRFSTYAYWWIRQAITRAIAEKSRTIRLPIHITEKLNKIKKAQRQLAQKKGRAATIPELAEELGLTAKQVRDYLEKSRQPLSLDLKVGDNNDTELIELLEDHGTTPDDYATSAALKRDLHRMIGELTDQQQEVLTLRFGLNNGQPHTLAKIGEHLSISRERVRQIEREALSKLRKRKSEVTEYLAS, encoded by the coding sequence ATGAAAACTGCCAAGCATTCCTCAGATCCAGTTCGTACTTACCTGAAAGAGATTGGTCGTGTGCCATTGCTTACCCACGAAGAAGAAGTCGTATATTCCCGTCGTGTCCAGCAGATGGTGACCCTTGAAAAGCTCAAGGAAGAGTTGGCTGAACACAAAGAGTCTGAGCCAACATTGAAAGAATGGGCAAACGAAGCAAAGATTACTCAAAAGGAGCTGAAAAAGCGTCTCCGTCTCGGTGCTCAGGCTAAGCAGAAGATGGTAGAGGCAAATCTACGTCTGGTGGTTTCTGTTGCTAAAAAATATATTAAGCGCAATATGGATCTTTTGGATTTGATCCAAGAAGGAACCATCGGTATGCAGCGTGGTGTTGAGAAGTTTGACCCAACGAAGGGTTATCGTTTTTCGACCTATGCCTACTGGTGGATTCGTCAGGCCATTACCCGGGCGATCGCCGAAAAGAGCCGTACAATTCGCCTGCCCATTCACATCACTGAGAAGCTCAATAAAATCAAAAAAGCCCAGCGTCAACTGGCTCAAAAGAAAGGTCGTGCTGCGACAATTCCTGAGCTAGCAGAAGAATTGGGTTTAACCGCCAAGCAAGTACGTGATTATCTCGAAAAATCGCGTCAGCCTTTATCCCTTGACTTGAAAGTCGGTGATAACAACGATACCGAACTCATCGAGCTGCTAGAAGACCACGGCACAACGCCTGATGACTATGCCACCAGTGCTGCCCTCAAGCGGGATCTACACCGTATGATCGGGGAATTGACTGACCAACAGCAAGAGGTGCTAACCTTGCGCTTTGGTTTAAACAATGGTCAGCCCCACACCCTTGCAAAAATTGGCGAACATTTGAGTATTAGCCGTGAGCGTGTACGTCAAATTGAACGCGAGGCTCTCTCGAAGTTGCGTAAGCGTAAATCTGAAGTGACAGAATACTTGGCGAGCTAG
- a CDS encoding 2-phosphosulfolactate phosphatase family protein, translated as MKLFVYHTPEAAPAEQLPDCAVVIDVLRATTTIATALHAGAEAVQAFADVDLLFQASDAWPEAQRLRAGERGGQQVEGFDVGNSPLDCTPDVVEGKRLFLTTTNGTRALKRVEQAKTVLTAAQINVASVIDYLKAKQPETVWFVGSGWQGDYALEDTVCAGAIAAALWGEEPADLGNDEVLGAIALYRQWENNLVDLLKLASHGQRLLGLDKEKDIIYCAQSNSLNVLPIQQSPGVLVKYNGEA; from the coding sequence GTGAAGCTTTTTGTTTACCACACCCCTGAAGCAGCTCCTGCCGAGCAACTACCCGATTGTGCCGTTGTTATTGATGTTTTGCGAGCCACGACGACCATTGCGACGGCGCTCCATGCTGGGGCTGAGGCTGTACAAGCTTTTGCTGATGTTGATCTGCTTTTCCAAGCCAGTGATGCTTGGCCTGAGGCACAGCGTTTAAGAGCTGGAGAACGGGGCGGTCAACAGGTTGAAGGCTTTGATGTGGGGAATTCACCTTTAGATTGCACACCGGATGTTGTCGAAGGGAAACGCCTATTTCTCACTACTACTAACGGTACAAGGGCACTCAAACGTGTAGAACAGGCAAAAACAGTTCTGACTGCAGCTCAAATTAATGTTGCGTCTGTCATTGATTACCTGAAAGCAAAACAACCTGAAACGGTTTGGTTTGTGGGTTCGGGTTGGCAGGGTGATTATGCTCTTGAAGATACGGTCTGTGCGGGGGCGATCGCCGCCGCGTTGTGGGGAGAAGAACCAGCCGATTTAGGTAACGACGAAGTATTAGGAGCGATCGCCCTATATCGACAATGGGAAAATAACCTCGTTGACTTACTAAAACTCGCGAGTCACGGCCAGCGCCTACTAGGTCTCGATAAAGAAAAAGATATTATTTACTGCGCCCAGAGCAATAGCCTCAATGTGCTTCCCATCCAACAATCACCCGGCGTTTTAGTGAAATATAACGGCGAAGCTTAG
- the psaM gene encoding photosystem I reaction center subunit XII, whose translation MGISDTQVFVALVIALVPGILAFRLSTELYK comes from the coding sequence ATGGGAATTTCTGATACCCAAGTCTTTGTTGCTCTTGTGATTGCCCTCGTTCCTGGTATCTTGGCTTTCCGCCTCTCCACAGAGCTTTACAAGTAG